A genomic region of Paenibacillus sp. PL2-23 contains the following coding sequences:
- the lepB gene encoding signal peptidase I gives MTEQASSTVVRKKSELWGWIRFLLVLALVYLIVNNLTGLMRVSGQSMEPTLQHGDILLINKASLFVDKPKYGDVVVVEEESLGYKIVKRVIAVEGDTVAIVDGVTFVNGEQLVELYTYGKSEDMEELTVGAGQLFVVGDNRTLGESLDSRSPSLGPIAIGDVKGYVAASLWPMHGIAKPLDLN, from the coding sequence ATGACAGAGCAAGCATCATCAACGGTCGTCAGGAAAAAAAGCGAGCTATGGGGATGGATTCGATTCCTGCTTGTGCTGGCCCTTGTCTATCTGATCGTCAATAACCTGACTGGGCTTATGCGCGTCTCGGGACAATCGATGGAGCCTACGCTTCAACACGGCGATATTCTGCTGATCAACAAAGCGTCGTTGTTCGTCGACAAGCCGAAGTACGGGGATGTTGTAGTGGTCGAGGAGGAGAGTCTTGGCTACAAGATTGTGAAGCGGGTCATTGCGGTCGAAGGGGATACGGTGGCTATTGTCGATGGCGTTACATTCGTGAACGGCGAGCAGCTGGTGGAGCTTTACACCTATGGCAAGTCCGAGGATATGGAGGAGCTGACTGTAGGAGCGGGTCAGTTGTTCGTTGTGGGTGACAATCGCACGTTAGGCGAGAGCCTCGACAGCCGCAGCCCTTCTCTCGGCCCTATCGCAATTGGCGACGTGAAGGGTTATGTGGCGGCTTCCCTGTGGCCCATGCATGGCATCGCCAAGCCTCTGGATTTGAATTAA
- a CDS encoding endospore germination permease — protein sequence MLEKGKISLIQMTILVMLFSLGSAILIVPTALASVAKQDGWISAIIGAGLGSLVVWLYIAIGKRHPDKTLIECCEEVLGVWAGKLVGLLYVQFFFLLATLVLRNIGDFITTIVMPDTPIQAIHILFLLIIMMGARLGLEVIGRTAEIFLPWICGLILVLMVFIVPQMESYRLAPLFENGFNRIIYGSFSILSIPYLELVVFLMILPYVNHRHKAGSALLAGSLLGGGILILISALSITVLGWEFTARHAFPSYTLAKKIQLGEFLQRIEVMMAIIWFMTIFFKLTVCFYASALSIAQVFRTASYRPLVLPLGMIMVILSLVVYPNIVYFREFASKIWTSYAMVFGLVLPLVLLLASLAASRRRNKGSAQEQGAGSNQEQAEAGS from the coding sequence ATGCTGGAAAAAGGCAAAATCAGTCTCATCCAAATGACCATACTTGTGATGCTGTTCAGCCTGGGAAGCGCGATTCTGATTGTGCCTACCGCGCTCGCTTCCGTCGCCAAGCAGGACGGCTGGATATCGGCTATTATAGGAGCGGGACTGGGCTCCCTGGTTGTATGGCTCTATATCGCCATCGGCAAGCGGCATCCCGACAAGACGCTGATCGAATGCTGCGAGGAGGTGCTCGGCGTGTGGGCCGGCAAGCTGGTGGGACTGCTGTATGTTCAGTTTTTTTTCCTGCTGGCTACACTCGTCCTGCGCAACATTGGCGACTTTATTACGACGATTGTCATGCCGGATACGCCAATTCAAGCCATCCATATCCTGTTTCTTCTTATTATCATGATGGGAGCGAGACTGGGGCTTGAGGTGATCGGGCGCACCGCGGAGATTTTTTTGCCATGGATATGTGGCCTTATCCTGGTCCTGATGGTGTTCATTGTCCCGCAGATGGAGTCGTATCGCCTGGCGCCACTGTTCGAGAACGGGTTCAATAGGATTATCTACGGAAGCTTCTCCATACTGAGCATTCCGTATCTGGAGCTTGTGGTCTTCCTGATGATCCTTCCATACGTCAATCATAGGCATAAGGCGGGGAGCGCCTTGCTGGCGGGCAGCCTGCTTGGTGGAGGCATACTGATTCTAATTAGCGCCCTTAGCATCACGGTGCTGGGCTGGGAGTTTACCGCGAGGCATGCCTTCCCCAGCTACACCTTGGCCAAAAAAATTCAGCTTGGAGAGTTTCTGCAGCGGATTGAGGTCATGATGGCGATTATTTGGTTTATGACGATTTTTTTCAAGCTGACCGTGTGCTTCTACGCCTCCGCCTTGTCCATCGCCCAGGTGTTCAGGACAGCCAGCTACCGTCCGCTCGTGCTGCCGCTTGGCATGATTATGGTCATCTTATCGCTTGTTGTGTACCCCAATATCGTATATTTCAGAGAGTTCGCCTCGAAGATCTGGACATCCTACGCGATGGTGTTCGGCTTAGTGCTGCCGCTTGTGCTGCTTCTGGCGTCGCTGGCAGCCTCGCGCAGGCGTAACAAGGGCAGCGCCCAGGAGCAGGGGGCGGGATCGAATCAAGAGCAGGCGGAGGCCGGGAGCTGA
- a CDS encoding protein adenylyltransferase SelO family protein, translating into MIDENIKLEAGWRLESSYGKLPSLFYSKLGPSPVSEPELVILNDKLASAMGLNPDALRGQEAVDVFAGNRVPGGAEPLAQAYAGHQFGHFTMLGDGRALLLGEQLTPDGGRLDVQLKGSGRTPYSRGGDGRAALGPMLREYIISEAMHGLGIPTTRSLAVASTGEPVYREDMLQGAVLTRVAASHLRVGTFQYAAGAGTAEELRLLAEYAIERHYGGPGPGPEENRYVYLLREVLKRQAALIARWQLVGFIHGVMNTDNMTISGETIDYGPCAFMDTYDPATVFSSIDANGRYAYRNQPRIGVWNLARLAESLLPLLHEDDEQAVKLAEAVLSEFNGHFQSHYLSGMRAKLGLFGEEPEDEALIQELLKLMEEHCADYTNTFRALTLGQPAATGMGEVPAFGQWLEKWQGRLSRQKETEAASRELMRRSNPAVIPRNHRVEEALAAAAERSDYAVMERLLSVLADPYAYSPEQEAYAEPPAASDSPYQTYCGT; encoded by the coding sequence ATGATAGATGAGAATATAAAGCTTGAGGCAGGGTGGAGGCTGGAGAGCAGCTATGGAAAGCTGCCTTCCCTGTTCTATTCCAAGCTGGGTCCGTCTCCAGTATCGGAGCCGGAGCTGGTGATCTTGAACGACAAGCTGGCGAGCGCTATGGGGCTGAACCCGGATGCGCTGCGCGGGCAGGAGGCGGTGGATGTCTTCGCGGGCAACCGCGTGCCGGGAGGAGCCGAGCCGCTGGCGCAAGCGTACGCGGGGCATCAATTCGGACACTTCACTATGCTGGGCGATGGCCGGGCGCTGCTGCTCGGCGAGCAGCTAACGCCGGATGGAGGGCGTCTCGACGTGCAGCTGAAGGGCTCCGGCAGAACGCCATATTCCCGAGGCGGAGACGGACGAGCGGCGCTTGGACCGATGCTGCGGGAATACATCATTAGCGAGGCGATGCACGGTCTCGGCATCCCCACCACGCGCAGCCTTGCTGTGGCCTCCACTGGCGAGCCCGTATACCGCGAGGATATGCTGCAAGGCGCTGTGCTGACGCGAGTGGCGGCCAGCCATCTGCGCGTTGGCACGTTCCAATATGCCGCTGGCGCAGGCACGGCTGAGGAGCTGCGATTGCTGGCGGAGTATGCCATCGAACGGCATTACGGAGGGCCCGGTCCTGGCCCGGAGGAGAACCGTTACGTCTATCTGCTTCGGGAAGTGCTGAAGCGCCAGGCGGCGCTCATCGCGAGGTGGCAGCTAGTGGGCTTCATCCATGGCGTCATGAACACGGATAATATGACGATCAGCGGCGAGACGATCGATTATGGTCCGTGCGCCTTCATGGATACGTATGACCCTGCGACGGTATTCAGCTCCATTGATGCGAACGGCCGATACGCGTATCGCAATCAGCCTCGTATCGGCGTATGGAATCTGGCGCGGCTCGCAGAGTCGCTGCTGCCGTTGCTTCACGAGGACGACGAGCAGGCGGTGAAGCTGGCGGAAGCGGTGCTGTCGGAGTTCAATGGCCACTTCCAGAGCCATTATCTCTCCGGTATGCGGGCCAAGCTCGGCCTCTTCGGCGAAGAACCGGAGGACGAAGCGCTGATTCAGGAGCTGCTGAAGCTGATGGAGGAGCATTGCGCGGATTATACGAATACGTTCCGAGCGTTGACGCTTGGCCAGCCCGCTGCGACGGGGATGGGAGAAGTACCGGCGTTCGGGCAGTGGCTGGAGAAGTGGCAGGGCAGGCTTAGCCGGCAGAAGGAGACGGAAGCCGCCTCCCGGGAGCTGATGAGGAGAAGCAATCCGGCCGTTATTCCGCGCAATCACCGCGTAGAGGAAGCGCTGGCGGCTGCGGCGGAACGCAGCGATTACGCCGTGATGGAGAGGCTGCTGAGCGTGCTTGCCGATCCCTACGCCTACTCTCCGGAGCAGGAGGCCTATGCCGAGCCCCCTGCAGCGAGCGACAGCCCGTATCAGACTTATTGCGGAACCTAG